A single region of the Candidatus Paceibacterota bacterium genome encodes:
- a CDS encoding sugar phosphate isomerase/epimerase, with protein MNKLGLALFLGAALLAPATAAESTVAATNAFFAFCMDTHDARKRNLEQQAQMLKELGYDGVGHLWLDNIPERLKTLDAAGLRLFQITIRVDITPGKQPYDPRLKEVMPLLKGRRVQFVLLMHGLKPSDPAGDPGAVEILREMAALARPAGARILLYPHTADWLERIEDAIRIADKVDRPNVGVMFNLCHYLRVSKDRDYKPLLVKAMPRLWAVSINGADEFDDQPGWARYIQPLGRGSFDMAAFLKTLRQLGYTGPIGLQCYGIPGDARDHLAESMKAWRSTRAALSK; from the coding sequence ATGAACAAATTGGGCCTTGCCCTATTCCTGGGCGCTGCGCTTCTGGCGCCCGCCACCGCCGCGGAGTCCACAGTTGCAGCGACCAACGCCTTCTTCGCCTTCTGCATGGACACCCACGACGCCAGGAAGCGGAATCTCGAACAGCAAGCCCAGATGCTCAAGGAACTCGGCTACGACGGCGTCGGCCACTTGTGGCTGGACAACATTCCCGAGCGACTAAAGACACTCGACGCCGCCGGCCTTCGGCTGTTCCAGATCACCATCCGCGTGGACATCACCCCCGGCAAACAGCCCTACGACCCGCGCCTCAAGGAAGTCATGCCGCTCCTCAAGGGCCGCCGCGTCCAGTTCGTCCTCCTCATGCACGGCCTCAAACCCTCCGACCCCGCCGGCGACCCCGGCGCCGTGGAGATTCTCCGCGAGATGGCCGCCCTCGCCCGGCCCGCCGGCGCCCGAATCCTCCTCTACCCGCACACCGCCGATTGGTTGGAGCGCATCGAGGACGCCATCCGCATCGCTGACAAGGTGGACCGCCCCAACGTCGGCGTCATGTTCAACCTTTGCCACTACCTCCGCGTCAGCAAAGACCGCGACTACAAACCCCTGCTCGTAAAGGCCATGCCCCGCCTCTGGGCCGTCTCCATCAACGGCGCCGACGAGTTCGATGACCAGCCCGGCTGGGCGCGCTACATCCAGCCCCTGGGCCGCGGCTCGTTCGACATGGCGGCCTTCCTCAAGACCCTCCGTCAACTCGGTTACACTGGTCCCATCGGATTGCAGTGCTACGGCATCCCGGGAGACGCGCGAGACCACCTCGCCGAGTCCATGAAAGCCTGGCGCAGCACCCGGGCCGCGTTGTCGAAGTAA
- a CDS encoding putative Na+/H+ antiporter codes for MNPSSTELLATVFFGLAVLHTFCVKRFAHWAHQYPPGSVRENLLHFLAETEVVFGLWAATLFLGIAALTGSVHDAVTYIDGLNYTEPKFVFVIMVVAATRPVVNLAETLISLAARLIPARESVAFYFAALFLGPLLGSFITEPAAMTLLALLLKRRYFDRGISRKLAYATLGLLFVNVSIGGTLTHFAAPPVLMVAGKWDWDMVFMFQTFGWRAAAACGASAAIAAAIFRRELSQVEVDREPGSRMPVWLTALHVIFLALVVAFAHHPSVFFGIFVLFLGLVTATREYQEALKLREGLLVGFFLAGLVTLGSLQAYWLKPLIQRLSGDALFFGAAGLTAIVDNAALTYLGSLVDGMPNELKYALVAGAVAGGGLTVIANAPNPAGVGILRDAKVFEGEGISPPGLFLGALPPTAVAIVFFWLLR; via the coding sequence ATGAATCCAAGCTCCACCGAACTGCTCGCGACGGTGTTCTTTGGTTTAGCGGTGCTGCATACGTTCTGCGTGAAACGATTCGCGCACTGGGCACACCAATACCCGCCCGGGTCAGTGCGCGAGAACCTTTTGCATTTCCTGGCGGAAACCGAGGTGGTGTTTGGGCTGTGGGCAGCTACGCTTTTCCTTGGGATTGCGGCACTCACAGGATCGGTTCACGACGCGGTGACCTACATTGATGGCCTCAACTACACCGAGCCGAAGTTTGTATTTGTCATCATGGTGGTTGCCGCCACGCGCCCGGTGGTCAATCTGGCCGAAACGCTTATATCACTGGCCGCGCGTCTAATTCCGGCGCGCGAAAGCGTGGCGTTTTACTTCGCGGCGTTGTTCCTGGGGCCACTCCTGGGGTCCTTCATCACCGAGCCGGCGGCGATGACGTTGCTGGCACTCCTGCTCAAGCGCCGGTACTTCGACCGGGGCATCAGCCGCAAGCTGGCATACGCCACGCTGGGGTTGCTGTTCGTCAACGTGTCCATCGGGGGCACGCTGACGCATTTCGCCGCGCCACCAGTGCTGATGGTGGCGGGCAAATGGGATTGGGACATGGTGTTCATGTTTCAAACGTTCGGCTGGCGGGCCGCCGCGGCGTGCGGAGCTTCCGCCGCCATTGCAGCCGCGATATTCCGGCGGGAACTGAGCCAGGTGGAAGTGGATCGGGAGCCAGGCAGCCGAATGCCGGTATGGCTGACGGCTTTGCACGTGATATTCCTTGCGCTGGTTGTGGCCTTCGCGCATCACCCAAGCGTGTTCTTTGGGATATTCGTCCTGTTCCTGGGATTGGTGACGGCGACGCGGGAATATCAGGAGGCGCTGAAATTGCGTGAAGGGTTGCTGGTAGGCTTTTTCCTCGCCGGTTTGGTCACGCTCGGGTCGCTGCAAGCGTATTGGCTGAAACCGCTGATTCAAAGGCTGAGCGGCGATGCCCTCTTTTTTGGCGCTGCCGGGCTGACGGCAATCGTTGACAACGCGGCGCTGACGTACCTCGGGTCGCTGGTAGATGGCATGCCGAACGAGCTGAAATATGCGCTGGTGGCAGGCGCGGTCGCCGGCGGCGGGTTGACGGTGATTGCCAATGCTCCGAACCCCGCGGGAGTTGGCATCCTGCGGGACGCGAAGGTATTCGAAGGCGAGGGCATCAGCCCGCCAGGTCTGTTCCTGGGGGCGTTGCCGCCCACAGCCGTCGCCATAGTGTTCTTTTGGCTGCTGCGCTAG
- the purS gene encoding phosphoribosylformylglycinamidine synthase subunit PurS, giving the protein MKAKIVVMPKKAVLDPQGKTVQSALAHMGFTGIGAVRVGKYLEVELAGADKDAARKQIDEACHKILSNPVIEDYRFELE; this is encoded by the coding sequence ATGAAAGCAAAGATTGTTGTTATGCCGAAGAAAGCGGTGCTTGATCCGCAAGGCAAGACGGTGCAGAGCGCCCTGGCACACATGGGCTTTACCGGGATCGGCGCCGTGCGTGTGGGCAAATACCTGGAAGTCGAGCTCGCGGGCGCCGACAAAGACGCCGCGCGAAAGCAAATTGACGAGGCTTGCCACAAGATCCTCAGCAACCCGGTAATCGAAGATTACCGGTTCGAGCTGGAGTAA
- a CDS encoding slipin family protein, which produces MEQLAQALNSLGRWIIPIIVLGAIVLPQAVRILREYERGVIFRLGKLHRQGAKGPGLILLIPVIDRMVKMDLRVVTIDVAKQEVMTRDNVPVTVDAVIYFRVLDPVAAVIKVENFWKATSLIAQTTLRSVLGQAPLDDLLSQRDVINQKLQEIIDRQTDPWGIKVTAVEVREVALPDSMKRAMAKQAEAERERRAKIVNAEGEFQAAEKMVQAAALISHQPIALQLRFLQTMREISSEHNTTTFLPVPIDFFSPFLKQVGEQKHQGPGFGLSQEKGAA; this is translated from the coding sequence ATGGAACAACTCGCTCAAGCACTCAACAGTCTAGGCAGGTGGATCATACCGATAATCGTCTTGGGGGCGATCGTGCTGCCGCAAGCCGTCCGCATCCTGCGCGAATACGAGCGCGGCGTGATATTCCGGTTGGGCAAATTGCATCGGCAGGGCGCAAAGGGGCCGGGTCTGATCCTGCTGATACCGGTGATTGACCGCATGGTGAAGATGGACTTGCGCGTGGTGACGATTGACGTGGCCAAGCAGGAAGTCATGACCCGCGACAACGTGCCAGTCACGGTGGACGCGGTGATCTACTTCCGTGTGCTTGATCCGGTCGCGGCAGTCATCAAAGTGGAGAACTTCTGGAAGGCCACGTCGCTAATTGCACAAACGACGCTGCGCAGCGTGCTGGGCCAGGCTCCGCTGGACGACCTGCTTTCCCAACGCGACGTGATCAACCAGAAGCTGCAGGAGATCATTGACCGACAGACCGACCCGTGGGGCATCAAAGTCACGGCGGTTGAAGTGAGGGAAGTGGCGCTGCCCGACAGCATGAAACGGGCTATGGCCAAGCAAGCCGAGGCCGAACGCGAACGCCGCGCAAAGATCGTCAACGCCGAGGGCGAATTCCAGGCCGCGGAGAAAATGGTCCAGGCCGCCGCGTTAATCAGCCACCAGCCGATCGCGTTGCAACTGCGCTTCCTGCAAACGATGCGGGAAATTTCGAGCGAACATAACACAACCACATTTCTGCCGGTGCCAATCGACTTCTTCAGCCCGTTCCTCAAGCAGGTGGGCGAGCAAAAGCACCAGGGTCCCGGGTTTGGGCTCTCCCAGGAAAAGGGGGCGGCCTGA
- a CDS encoding DUF4190 domain-containing protein, translated as MYKLLGSDQKEYGPVRADQVRAWIAQGRANARSKLQAAGSTKWKPLAEFAEFAEALKSAGAPARSSPPGRAPHRVTAAPKANGMAVMSLVLGCLGILTCGLTSLVGLVLGIIALVRIKKKNGQLGGRGLALAGTIVSAVFLLLAPITAAIFLPAHAKARATANSHHCISNVRQLNLALLMYATDHHDQFPAGTNWCDALIPYLGGMTNAFICPKGAPNQRCHYALNAQLAGRELTDSEARRSQTVLVFECDGGWNVSGGHELLPAKPRHADAYVLGFADGHAEMGQPARIEQLCWEP; from the coding sequence ATGTACAAACTTCTCGGCTCCGATCAAAAGGAGTATGGCCCGGTGCGCGCGGACCAAGTCCGCGCGTGGATTGCGCAAGGGCGCGCCAATGCCCGTTCTAAACTTCAGGCCGCCGGCTCCACCAAATGGAAACCGCTGGCCGAATTCGCGGAATTCGCTGAAGCCCTCAAGTCGGCGGGAGCGCCCGCTAGATCCTCGCCGCCAGGCAGGGCGCCCCACCGGGTAACTGCGGCACCCAAAGCGAACGGCATGGCTGTGATGTCCCTGGTATTGGGCTGCCTGGGTATATTGACCTGTGGCCTCACTTCGCTGGTCGGCCTGGTGTTGGGCATCATCGCGCTGGTGCGCATCAAGAAGAAGAACGGGCAGCTCGGGGGGCGGGGCTTGGCATTGGCCGGCACGATCGTGTCGGCGGTGTTCCTGCTGCTGGCCCCAATAACCGCGGCGATATTCTTGCCCGCCCATGCCAAGGCCAGAGCCACGGCAAACAGCCACCACTGCATCAGCAATGTCAGGCAGCTCAACCTGGCGCTGCTGATGTATGCAACCGATCATCATGACCAGTTTCCCGCTGGCACCAATTGGTGCGACGCCCTCATTCCCTATCTTGGAGGGATGACCAATGCCTTCATTTGTCCCAAAGGCGCGCCGAACCAGCGCTGCCACTATGCGCTCAACGCCCAGTTGGCGGGGCGCGAGCTGACGGACAGCGAGGCGCGGCGGTCCCAGACGGTGCTGGTCTTCGAGTGCGACGGCGGCTGGAATGTGAGCGGCGGCCACGAACTGCTCCCGGCCAAGCCCCGGCACGCCGACGCCTACGTCCTGGGTTTTGCCGACGGCCACGCCGAAATGGGCCAGCCAGCCCGGATCGAACAGCTCTGCTGGGAACCCTGA
- a CDS encoding Gfo/Idh/MocA family oxidoreductase codes for MQYETVANVTKVSSFTRRQFLRRTALTAGAVTLSFPYVGRVLGANDRINVACIGVGGKGDSDTSDAAKCGGQLVALCDVDEKILGSKAKQFTEKFPKLKQYRDYRKLLDELGKDIDAVTVSTPDHQHGVACIRAMKMGKHCFCQKPLVQTVNEARIMRQLAKEKNLATQMGNQGSAESGVRRAVELVQAGVIGNPLELHVWSNRPVWPQGLNRPKGQDPVPASLDWDLWLGPAPKRPYKKDVYHTFKWRGWYDFGTGALGDMACHTVNMPFRALNLGYPNVVECELASRVYAETFPKTSRIRFEFPQRGDLPPLKFWWYDGNPGDALKPLRPDGDAVREVITTYDKLPTSGALIVGEKGKLFSPDDYGARFFVAMKGKEEYVAGDQDETCKAVPQSIPRSPGHMEEWFRMMKEGVPSYSNFDIAAYLTEIILLGCVALRVGEGVRMEWDGPNMRSPNVPDAAQFVKRKNRAGWDA; via the coding sequence ATGCAATACGAAACTGTAGCAAATGTTACTAAAGTGAGTTCCTTCACCCGCCGCCAATTCCTCCGCCGCACCGCGCTGACCGCGGGCGCGGTCACTCTCTCGTTCCCCTATGTGGGCCGGGTGCTGGGTGCCAATGACCGCATTAACGTCGCCTGCATCGGCGTGGGCGGCAAAGGCGACAGCGACACCAGCGACGCCGCCAAATGCGGCGGCCAGCTCGTAGCCCTCTGCGATGTGGACGAGAAGATCCTCGGCTCGAAAGCCAAGCAGTTCACGGAGAAGTTCCCCAAGCTCAAGCAGTACCGCGACTACCGCAAGCTGCTGGACGAGCTGGGCAAAGACATTGACGCGGTGACGGTGTCCACGCCGGACCATCAACACGGCGTAGCCTGCATCCGGGCGATGAAGATGGGCAAACACTGCTTCTGCCAAAAGCCGCTTGTTCAGACTGTCAACGAGGCGCGCATCATGCGGCAGCTTGCCAAAGAGAAGAACCTGGCGACCCAGATGGGCAACCAGGGCAGCGCGGAAAGCGGCGTGCGCCGCGCCGTTGAGCTCGTGCAAGCGGGGGTGATCGGCAACCCCCTCGAACTGCATGTCTGGTCCAATCGCCCGGTTTGGCCGCAGGGACTGAACCGTCCCAAGGGTCAGGACCCCGTCCCGGCCAGCCTTGACTGGGACCTCTGGCTCGGCCCGGCCCCGAAACGTCCTTACAAGAAGGATGTCTATCATACGTTCAAGTGGCGCGGCTGGTACGACTTCGGCACCGGCGCGTTGGGCGACATGGCCTGCCACACCGTCAACATGCCGTTTCGGGCGCTCAACCTGGGCTACCCGAACGTGGTCGAGTGCGAACTGGCCTCCCGAGTTTACGCGGAGACCTTCCCCAAGACCTCGCGCATTCGCTTTGAGTTTCCGCAGCGCGGCGACTTGCCGCCCCTCAAGTTCTGGTGGTACGACGGCAACCCGGGTGATGCTCTTAAGCCTCTCCGTCCGGACGGTGATGCTGTTCGCGAGGTCATCACGACCTACGACAAGCTGCCGACCAGCGGCGCGCTCATCGTCGGGGAGAAGGGCAAGCTGTTCTCTCCGGACGACTATGGCGCCCGCTTCTTTGTGGCGATGAAGGGCAAGGAGGAATATGTGGCGGGCGATCAGGACGAAACCTGCAAAGCCGTGCCGCAGTCCATCCCCCGTTCTCCCGGTCATATGGAGGAATGGTTCCGCATGATGAAGGAGGGTGTGCCCTCATATTCGAATTTCGACATCGCGGCGTACCTCACCGAGATCATCCTGCTGGGCTGCGTCGCCCTGCGCGTGGGTGAAGGCGTTCGCATGGAGTGGGACGGCCCGAATATGCGCTCGCCAAACGTTCCGGATGCCGCTCAGTTCGTCAAACGCAAGAACCGCGCCGGCTGGGACGCCTGA
- the tatA gene encoding twin-arginine translocase TatA/TatE family subunit produces MFSLGGGEIILILALVLILFGAKKLPELAKGLGTGIKEFKKATREVTDEIHTAMDETPSQPSAPKSLPAAGIQPEAQRNVPQSTPGAGE; encoded by the coding sequence TTGTTTAGCCTTGGCGGCGGGGAGATTATACTGATTCTGGCTTTGGTATTGATTCTGTTTGGGGCCAAGAAGCTGCCCGAACTGGCCAAGGGCCTGGGCACCGGCATCAAGGAATTCAAGAAGGCGACGCGCGAAGTCACCGACGAGATCCACACCGCGATGGATGAGACGCCGTCCCAGCCCTCGGCGCCCAAGTCTTTGCCCGCCGCCGGCATCCAGCCCGAGGCACAACGGAACGTTCCCCAATCCACGCCTGGCGCGGGGGAATGA
- the purQ gene encoding phosphoribosylformylglycinamidine synthase subunit PurQ: MNFAVLQFPGSNCDQDVVHVLRNVLGHKAELLWHKEPSLGGADAVVVPGGFSYGDYLRTGAIARFSPVMEAVQHFAADGGLVLGICNGFQILCEAGLLPGALIRNRSLQFRCEHIFLKTATTNSPFTNRIPPDKLLRLPIAHGEGCYFADPETLARLRANDQVLWRYVNAQGEATEAANPNGALDNIAGICNERRNVAGLMPHPERAGEAILGSADGRLVLESMVHALASEPAASAG; the protein is encoded by the coding sequence ATGAACTTCGCGGTCCTCCAGTTCCCCGGTTCCAATTGCGACCAGGACGTCGTCCACGTGCTGCGCAATGTGCTTGGCCATAAAGCGGAGCTGCTTTGGCACAAAGAGCCCTCCCTGGGCGGGGCGGATGCGGTCGTGGTTCCGGGCGGCTTCAGCTACGGCGACTATCTGCGCACGGGGGCCATCGCGCGGTTCAGCCCGGTGATGGAAGCGGTGCAGCATTTCGCCGCGGATGGTGGGCTGGTGCTGGGCATTTGCAACGGATTCCAGATTCTGTGCGAGGCGGGACTGCTGCCCGGGGCGTTGATCCGCAACCGGTCGCTTCAGTTCCGCTGCGAGCACATCTTTCTCAAGACCGCCACCACCAACTCGCCGTTTACGAACCGCATTCCGCCCGACAAGCTGCTGCGGCTGCCGATTGCCCACGGCGAGGGATGCTACTTTGCCGACCCGGAGACCCTGGCGCGGCTCAGAGCGAACGATCAGGTCCTCTGGCGCTATGTGAATGCCCAGGGCGAGGCGACCGAGGCCGCCAATCCGAACGGCGCGCTCGACAACATCGCCGGTATCTGCAATGAGCGGCGCAACGTGGCTGGACTGATGCCCCATCCCGAGCGAGCCGGCGAGGCAATCCTGGGCTCGGCGGATGGGCGCCTGGTGCTGGAAAGCATGGTCCACGCGTTGGCAAGCGAGCCCGCGGCGAGCGCCGGGTAG
- a CDS encoding FHA domain-containing protein yields the protein MATIYQIGEDGSRVERCRIDQEPLVVGRSEQAQINIKDEGMSRRHFLIERAGEDYFIKDLNSRNGTWVGGYRVFEEKLRHNDWIMAGHTLFLFADPPSESTEVQNAPFGPHGTVVLTVRPDEPRDHAELAA from the coding sequence ATGGCTACAATTTATCAAATCGGCGAGGACGGCTCCCGAGTTGAGCGATGTCGGATTGACCAGGAGCCGTTGGTGGTGGGCCGCAGCGAGCAGGCCCAGATCAACATCAAGGATGAGGGGATGTCGCGACGACATTTCCTCATCGAGCGCGCGGGAGAGGATTATTTCATCAAGGACTTGAACTCCCGCAACGGCACCTGGGTGGGCGGATACCGCGTCTTCGAGGAAAAACTCCGCCACAACGACTGGATCATGGCCGGCCACACGCTGTTTCTCTTCGCCGACCCGCCAAGCGAATCAACTGAGGTTCAGAACGCGCCATTTGGTCCTCACGGCACAGTGGTGCTTACCGTTCGGCCAGACGAACCACGCGACCACGCCGAGCTTGCTGCCTGA
- a CDS encoding VIT domain-containing protein, which produces MKRWTILAVGLGLAWLMAPVFGAGLVIVEDARWHPGPWPPSVVPPHPPRPWPPPRPHIFAPLEVSYVKAHTRITDQVAVTSVDQEFYNPNPARLEGTFVFPVPKGAHLDKFTMEIDGKQVEAELLPADKARRIYESIVRKLKDPALLEYAGRDLFKVRIFPIEPNSKKRITLSYTELLRSENGLVSYLLPLNTEKFSARPVRSVSVKVDLESKRPLKTIYSPSHAVEVKRDGARRATAGYEASDVQPDTDFVLYFAPEKDELGVNLLTHCRGHDDGYFLLLASPGVDVQEKQLVMKDVAFVLDTSGSMAGKKLDQAKKALQFCVENLNDGDRFELIRFSTEVEPLFDKLVTASRDNRSRADDFIKDLKPMGGTAIDDALRKALALRPGGEDRPFVVIFLTDGRPTIGTTDEDHIVANVKKENEGRTRVFCFGIGTDVNTHLLDRVTEQTRASSQYVLPEEDLEVKVSNFFARIKEPVLANPTLKFTGGIRTTKLYPSPLPDLFKGEQLVLVGRYSGRGDAAVVVQGTVNGASKEFTSEVSFAGEKTENEFIPRLWATRRVGYLLDEIRLHGENSELRDEVTELARKYGIVTPYTAYLILEDETQRNVPMPMRSLQSFDADGAARREAAQAWEDYKRDRSGARAVSSARYGLALKDAVAAAPAATAGALESRKALGLSSVSGTMPPASPVARDKERLVQYSQQTQFVGGKNFFQNENLWIDSAVQKHQTAKRVRIQFGSTDYFELAAKHAETLPWLALGQNIQFVLNNTVYEICE; this is translated from the coding sequence ATGAAACGATGGACGATTCTGGCGGTTGGGTTGGGGTTGGCGTGGCTGATGGCACCGGTTTTTGGGGCCGGGCTGGTCATTGTTGAGGACGCGCGCTGGCATCCGGGGCCGTGGCCGCCGTCCGTTGTGCCGCCGCACCCGCCACGACCGTGGCCGCCGCCGCGCCCGCACATCTTCGCGCCGCTGGAGGTGAGCTACGTCAAGGCCCATACGCGCATCACCGACCAAGTGGCCGTGACGTCCGTGGACCAGGAATTCTATAATCCGAATCCCGCGAGGCTGGAAGGCACTTTTGTGTTTCCCGTTCCCAAAGGAGCGCACCTCGACAAGTTCACAATGGAGATTGATGGAAAACAGGTTGAGGCCGAGCTGCTCCCGGCCGACAAGGCCCGGCGGATCTACGAGAGCATCGTGCGCAAGCTCAAAGACCCCGCGCTGCTCGAATACGCTGGGCGCGACCTGTTCAAGGTGCGCATCTTCCCGATCGAGCCGAACAGCAAGAAGCGTATCACGCTCTCCTATACCGAGCTGCTCAGGTCGGAAAACGGTTTGGTCAGCTACCTCCTGCCCCTCAACACGGAGAAGTTCTCCGCCCGGCCGGTGCGGAGCGTGAGCGTGAAGGTGGACTTGGAGAGCAAGCGCCCGCTCAAGACGATCTACTCGCCCAGCCACGCGGTCGAAGTCAAGCGGGATGGCGCCCGGCGCGCCACCGCCGGCTATGAAGCCAGCGACGTCCAGCCGGACACTGATTTCGTGCTCTACTTTGCGCCGGAGAAGGATGAGCTGGGTGTCAACCTGCTCACCCACTGCCGGGGCCATGATGACGGCTATTTCCTGTTGCTCGCCTCGCCGGGCGTGGATGTGCAGGAAAAGCAGTTGGTGATGAAAGACGTTGCGTTCGTGCTGGATACCTCAGGCTCGATGGCGGGGAAGAAGCTCGATCAGGCCAAGAAGGCGCTGCAGTTCTGCGTCGAGAACCTCAACGACGGCGACCGGTTCGAGCTGATCCGCTTCTCGACCGAGGTCGAGCCGCTCTTCGACAAGCTCGTCACCGCCTCCAGGGATAACCGTTCCCGGGCCGATGATTTCATCAAGGATCTCAAGCCGATGGGCGGCACGGCGATTGACGATGCGCTGCGCAAGGCACTGGCGTTGCGGCCCGGCGGGGAGGACCGCCCCTTCGTCGTCATCTTCCTCACGGATGGCCGGCCCACGATCGGCACGACGGACGAGGACCACATCGTCGCCAACGTGAAGAAGGAGAACGAAGGCCGCACGCGCGTCTTCTGCTTCGGCATCGGCACTGACGTGAACACGCACTTGCTGGACCGCGTCACGGAGCAAACCCGCGCCTCCAGCCAGTATGTCCTGCCGGAGGAAGATCTGGAGGTAAAGGTGTCCAACTTCTTCGCCAGGATTAAGGAGCCGGTCCTGGCAAATCCCACGCTCAAGTTCACCGGGGGCATTCGCACCACGAAGCTCTATCCCTCGCCATTGCCCGACCTGTTCAAGGGTGAACAACTGGTATTGGTGGGGCGCTACTCGGGCCGGGGCGATGCGGCGGTAGTAGTCCAAGGGACCGTGAACGGCGCCAGCAAGGAGTTCACTTCCGAAGTGAGCTTTGCCGGCGAGAAGACTGAGAACGAATTCATCCCGCGCTTGTGGGCCACGCGGAGGGTAGGCTACCTGCTGGACGAAATCCGGTTGCATGGCGAGAACAGCGAACTGCGCGATGAGGTGACGGAACTCGCGCGGAAGTACGGCATCGTGACACCCTATACCGCTTACCTGATTCTGGAGGACGAAACCCAGCGCAACGTGCCGATGCCGATGCGCTCACTGCAGAGCTTTGACGCCGATGGCGCGGCGCGCCGTGAGGCAGCGCAGGCCTGGGAGGACTACAAGAGGGACCGTTCCGGGGCCCGGGCAGTGTCCAGCGCGCGGTATGGCCTGGCACTGAAAGACGCGGTTGCGGCAGCACCTGCGGCCACCGCCGGAGCGCTCGAATCGCGCAAGGCGCTGGGGCTCTCCAGCGTCTCAGGCACCATGCCACCAGCCTCACCGGTGGCCCGCGACAAGGAGCGGTTGGTGCAATATTCGCAGCAAACGCAGTTCGTCGGCGGCAAGAACTTCTTCCAGAACGAGAACCTGTGGATTGACTCGGCGGTCCAAAAGCACCAGACCGCCAAGCGTGTGCGCATCCAGTTCGGCTCGACGGATTACTTCGAGCTGGCGGCGAAACATGCTGAGACGCTGCCCTGGCTGGCCCTCGGCCAGAACATCCAGTTCGTCCTTAACAACACCGTTTACGAGATCTGCGAATGA
- a CDS encoding OsmC family protein — MAVEINITYEGGLHSAATHGPSRQVLNTDAPVDNGGKGAAFSPTDLVATALGTCMATVMGLVAQRSNLCLKGLQIQVLKEMTADPVRRIGTLKTRLIFPRTTVLKPDDRARLEAAARACPVKQSLHPDVKTPIEFIYPD, encoded by the coding sequence ATGGCTGTCGAAATCAACATCACTTACGAGGGCGGACTTCACTCCGCCGCCACTCACGGACCCTCCCGGCAAGTCCTCAACACCGACGCCCCGGTGGACAACGGCGGCAAGGGCGCGGCCTTCTCCCCCACCGACCTCGTCGCCACAGCCTTGGGCACGTGCATGGCGACGGTCATGGGGTTGGTAGCCCAGCGGAGCAACCTGTGCCTCAAAGGACTGCAAATACAGGTGCTCAAGGAAATGACGGCCGACCCGGTCCGCCGCATCGGCACGCTTAAGACACGGCTGATCTTCCCGCGGACCACGGTGCTCAAGCCTGACGACCGCGCCAGACTGGAAGCCGCCGCCCGGGCCTGCCCGGTCAAGCAGAGCCTGCACCCTGACGTCAAAACGCCGATCGAGTTCATCTATCCGGATTGA